From a region of the Negativicutes bacterium genome:
- a CDS encoding pyruvate carboxylase subunit B translates to MVEVKAKAIKICDTTLRDGHQSLMATRLKMSDMMPLLEPMDQLGFYSVECWGGATFDSCLRYLNEDPWERLRTFRRYFKNTKLQMLLRGQNLLGYKPYPDDVIELFIKKAVANGMDIIRVFDALNDLRNLETSIRVAKAEGAHVQGSVVYTESPVHTPDLYAKLAKELQQMGCDSICIKDMGGIISPTMAFDLVTSIKQAVSLPIELHSHYTSGMAGAAYLKAAEAGVNILDTALSPLAMGTSQPATETMVAMLKNTPWDTGLDVAKMYPVSAILRQELKNYNIKYDVVGGVDANVLTYQVPGGMLSNFAEQLGPNVNRLPEVLEEVPRVRADLGYPPLVTPTSQMVGSQAVINVLSGERYKMVTNEVKAYLGGQYGQAPGPIDETFRKSIIGDAPVLDHRYADDLEPGLPAARKAIGYLMETDEDLLSYVAFPQIAEKYLKERMAGKTKTDYNIADENEKDGKKGVYPVQ, encoded by the coding sequence ATGGTTGAAGTAAAGGCAAAGGCAATAAAGATTTGCGATACAACGCTGCGTGACGGTCATCAATCGTTAATGGCAACGCGTTTGAAAATGAGCGACATGATGCCCCTGCTCGAACCAATGGATCAGCTTGGATTCTATTCTGTCGAGTGCTGGGGCGGCGCTACCTTCGATTCCTGTCTGCGTTATTTAAATGAAGATCCCTGGGAAAGACTGCGGACGTTCCGCCGTTATTTCAAAAACACCAAGCTGCAAATGTTGCTGCGCGGTCAGAATCTTTTGGGTTATAAACCCTATCCGGATGATGTCATTGAATTATTTATCAAAAAAGCGGTCGCCAACGGCATGGATATCATCCGCGTTTTCGATGCTTTAAACGATCTGCGCAATCTGGAAACCTCGATTCGCGTCGCAAAAGCAGAAGGTGCGCATGTACAGGGCTCCGTTGTTTATACGGAAAGCCCTGTGCACACGCCGGATCTTTATGCGAAGCTAGCCAAAGAACTGCAGCAAATGGGTTGCGATTCCATCTGTATCAAAGATATGGGCGGGATCATTTCTCCCACGATGGCGTTTGATCTGGTTACCAGCATCAAGCAGGCGGTTAGTTTGCCAATTGAACTGCATTCCCATTATACTTCCGGTATGGCCGGAGCCGCTTACCTGAAGGCAGCGGAAGCCGGCGTGAATATCCTGGATACCGCGCTTTCTCCGCTGGCGATGGGTACTTCTCAGCCTGCCACCGAAACCATGGTAGCCATGCTGAAGAACACGCCCTGGGACACCGGCCTGGATGTCGCCAAGATGTATCCTGTCAGCGCGATTCTGCGCCAGGAACTAAAAAATTATAACATCAAATATGATGTGGTCGGCGGCGTTGACGCCAATGTGCTTACCTACCAGGTACCGGGCGGTATGCTGTCCAACTTCGCCGAACAGCTGGGGCCGAATGTCAACCGACTGCCGGAAGTGCTGGAAGAAGTACCGCGCGTCCGCGCTGATTTAGGTTATCCGCCGCTCGTCACTCCCACCAGCCAAATGGTTGGTTCCCAGGCGGTGATCAATGTCTTAAGCGGTGAGCGCTACAAAATGGTTACCAATGAAGTGAAAGCCTATTTGGGTGGGCAATATGGTCAGGCTCCCGGTCCGATTGATGAAACCTTCCGCAAATCGATTATCGGCGATGCCCCTGTGCTCGATCATCGTTATGCCGATGATCTGGAACCCGGCTTGCCGGCTGCCCGCAAAGCGATTGGTTACCTGATGGAAACCGATGAAGATTTGCTTTCCTATGTCGCTTTCCCGCAGATTGCCGAGAAATACCTGAAAGAGCGCATGGCGGGAAAAACCAAAACCGATTATAACATTGCCGACGAAAATGAAAAAGACGGCAAGAAGGGTGTTTACCCCGTTCAGTAA
- a CDS encoding helix-turn-helix transcriptional regulator, with product MAIILRLDRVMADRKISLNDLAAQVGISNVNLSKIKTGKISAIRFSTLDAICAALKCQPGDILEYQNTAEEQNRE from the coding sequence ATGGCGATCATACTAAGATTGGATCGGGTCATGGCAGATCGAAAAATCTCCTTAAATGATTTAGCGGCGCAGGTGGGTATCTCCAATGTAAATTTATCGAAAATTAAAACCGGAAAGATTAGTGCGATCCGCTTCTCTACGCTGGATGCCATCTGTGCTGCCCTGAAATGTCAACCGGGGGATATTCTGGAATATCAGAATACGGCAGAAGAGCAAAACCGGGAATGA